The Capsicum annuum cultivar UCD-10X-F1 chromosome 3, UCD10Xv1.1, whole genome shotgun sequence genomic sequence AATGTTTTATGTTGTTCgtactcttcaaaaatgttgctgCACCTGTGTCAGATTCTCTAAAAATACACAAGTTTTAGAGAATCCAATAGAGTCCTAGTAGCATTTTCGGAGAATCCGAACAACAAAGCTTATAATGATAAGAATATTACAGGAATTTGTtgttataatgtgttaaatatcTTGATTTCAGTGGCTAGATAAGGAAGGGAAGACACCATTGATTGTGGCGTGCATGAATCCTGAACTTTACAATGTAGCAAAAACTTTGATAGAATTGGGTGCCAATGTCAATGCTTACCGTCCAGGTAATGATCTTCTCTATTTTTATATACTAAGACGGTAAATTGTGGTTGTGACTTAATGGGGAAAATATTTGTGTAATAATGGAGTAAGTAAAAGAAAGACTAACTCATGGGGCTGATTGACATGTATATCTTTTGTGTTTACGTGGCTGGGGACATGAGTGTTTCGACATTACTTGTTAGACTTCATGTTAAGTCCCTTGATTCTTGCATCTATTTTACGAGAAAGTTATCAATGCTAATGTTTTTTGGGAATGATAACAGTATGATCATTCTAGTGTTATGAAATTGTAATTTATTTGTATAAGAGAAACTCCCCCATTGGCCCCACCTCAACATATTTTACACACTTTAATTTCATTCATCATAACATTCTTCTCCTTTTATCTTGATAGGATATTTGTTCCCCTCAAGCATATAAAGTAAtggtagtttttattttattgtagtgGTGATGTTATCTATTCAGTGTACTGTTTTACCTGCTGACATTTGCATTATCGCTTAGGCATTAGAACAACTTGTTAACTGTGATATTGTTAGTTGGCAATGAATATTAATTTAGTGTTTGCAATTACTAAAGTTGAGTATTTCCAAATACTAGCTTGTCCACTAGTATTTGCAAATACTGGTGATATATTGAAAAACTTGTTTGAGAAAAACTTcagttaaataataattttctcgCAAATCTTCTATCTTTTTTCCTAGTGAAATCCATGTCGAAGCACCTTAACTTCCAAATACACTTTCTCAACTTCGGTTTCAAATACTCTAATTTTCAACCTCAACCAATATTGTCCAAACACCTACTTCCAACTTCAAACTTCTTGTGTTAATCTGTTGTTAATGAAAGTATATCATCTACTTTGAAGATATGGATGGAGTAATAATTTGGAATAGCCAAATCATGTGCATATTTAGTATCTCTcaatttcaatggagattaaccTTTCGTTCTTTAATTCAAGCAATTGTGCATAATAATAACATAGGTTATTACTAGAAAATTTAAATGCTTTGATTTTACCTGCCTCTATTTTCATCTAGATTCAGATGAAGTGTCCTGAATTTATCAGGATACTTGTATTACATTTGtttaaaatttccaaatttaTTTCGTCACACCAAAAAATGTGCATTCACCTCTTAAGTAGGAAACAATGCTTGTTATTTACATAATCAGTGCTGGTCAACTGTTCTGTATATAATGGATATCTATTTGATCCTTTAACACCTTTATGTACATCTTTAGGTCGTCATGCGGGGACTCCTCTACATCATGCTGCAAAAAGAGGTCTTGAGCAGACGGTTAAGTTACTCCTTTCACATAGAGGTATTCTTCTTAAACTGGTACATTTGTTGAATGATTCTTTTATGCTATCAGTCCCTTTTTGACTTGTTTGATCTCGTTCTTGTCTCATGTGTTTTAAGCAAATGCGTTGATAATGAATGATGACTGCCAAACTCCCCTTGATGTTGCCAGAATTAAAGGTTTCAGCAATGTTGTCCGTGCAATTGAGGTATATGTTCACACTtcagttttatgtttttaattcaattgtTCAACTTATGCAAGGATAATGTTCTAATTTTCTCCTTTCACAATGTCATCCTTCTTTTTCATGTGTGTTTAGAGCCAGATTTGCTTATTTTCTGGTTGGCTACGAGAACTTTACGGGCCTGGATTCCTTGAACTATTGGCGCCACAGTTGCTTAGTCGGAAAGTGTGAGTATAATGTTCATTTTATTATCACTATAAAATTGTTTTAAGTAGAGTCATTTGTAGGGTGTTTCTTTCAGACTTGACTAATGTATCTTCACGTggttatatttaataaaattatttactttcAGACTTCTTAGATTGGTCTCACACCATCTCATATAgttttttcccttcttttggcTTGTTATCCAATGTATTGCATCATTGTTGCTTGGTgctcatgataaagaaatggaccttgggcctaactcaacctcaagaGCTATCCAatgtccatttctttatcatggtatcagagccaggttcacccagttcattgtttccgatgttgggTCCCCCCTCTTATATTGTCCATGCTCCAGATGTCCAGCCCTGGGCGTGCGGGGGGTGTttgagtcccacatcggtgggttaaagggtccttggtctccttatatggtcttgggcaatcctcccctcatgagctagcttttgaggttgagtaaGACCCAatgtccatttctttatcatggtgtAATAGTCCCACCCCCAGTAAGGGGAATCCTTCCTAAGAAAGAATTTTGTCCGTTTTGTTGAATCTTATTTCTACTGCTACCGATTTTTTTACAGTTCAATAATTTGCTCTTGCCTTTTATTCAAGTTTTTACCATTATTTCAAAATGGACTTATGATGATTCCACATTTTTGTAGGTGGGTGGTTGTCATACCATGCGGTTCCCGTAATCTCAGAAAGCCTTTCAAGTTGGAGCTTGCTATATATTCAGCTGTACAGGTAACTTTGGTTTTCTAATCTTTTACAATGTATATGGTGggaactaattttttttttgatgactGGGTTATTTCTTGTCTGTCATAGGTCTATGCAGAGAGCATATACTAAACGTACTATATctaaatttttattcattcaaTGATCATAGGTAATACTGGATTTACAAAGTAGATTCATATACCTGGCTTCAGGTGTTAAGCAATGAGCTGAATTCATATTTTTTCCTCTTAGTCCTAGTCCTGGATGGTTTCCTTGGAATGCCTCTtaaaaaaacttaagaaatttacCATCTCTACTCATAAAAGTGTACTTTTGATAAACCACATCATTTATGAATGAACAAAATTTGATCATTATTATTTTGCAAAATTTTCAGGTGGACTTACTACATTGTGAGTCTTGACATTCTTTCTTTTGCTAATAGATTACATTCTTCCCTACCTCTGGGTTCTTTTTTGGTCAGAAAAGACAAGATCCCCCGTTTTCATGTTTTCTTTCCTGATTGCTGCTCACGTCATATGCTTCCCAAATGGGCATGGAAAAGCAATTTGTTTGTTGTTCTGAGAAGTTCAATGGTTCATGCTATTAACTTATGTAGAGCTATATCTTGACCAGGATGCTCAGCCGCGCACAATAGTTGCTCTGTGGAAGGCCAATATGGAAGAACCACATTTCAGCCAGCCTGATTCAGCAGTTATCATATCCGATATTTCAAACAGTAATTTCCTACGTTCTTCAACCAGAGTTCTTATAGCTGTAATGAAATATTTCTATTTGAAGATGATTATTTGTTAATTTTCATTATAGTCCCGAGGCGCTGGAGGCGAAGGCGAGGGATAATGCCCTCCCAATTGGTAAAGAATAGTCTGCGAGGAGCTAGGAGTAAGTACATTGTATTCTGATCTAGCAAAAGTCCCCCAAAAGAATTGGGGTGACATAGTTGTAACTAGGAAAAGGGCTAAGCAATTTTTATTAAGTGTGAAAGTCACAATAAGGCAGTTCTATCACTTAAAAATATGTTGGCAGCTGTAGTTCTCCAACTACAGTATGTGCTAGTGTCTACACATATAGTGATATATATAGGCTTTATACATAACCAACCCCTTAAACATGCCAAGATATTCCATTTAGACAATCAAACTAACCTTTTCAATTGAACACCTCAACTCCTAATAAAGTGGCCCAATTAGACGCTTTCGGCTCCAAATTTGGACTTTTTTGCATGTGTTCTCATCCGTCTGTTAAGTAGTTAAGTTAACCACATAAAATGTGTCCTTTTTTTATAATTATGTGTTTGTCTCGATAAGttgtaaaatcatataaattgttTACTTGAGGTTGATGTGTATGGCTAAAGGAGATGACATATTTTCTGCAGTTAACTAATAGGCGAATGACAACACACgcaaaagttttttcaaattttgaatcggAAGTGTCTGGAGCACTTTATTAGGAGTTAAAGTGTTTGATTGGAACATGACTTAGTTCGAGTGTCTAAATGGAATATCTTGACAAGATTAAGAgacattttctatgtattaggcCTATATATATGGGGCTTCCCCTCacttgtgggaatacacttggtatgttgCTGTTGTTGGGTTTGAGAACTAGTTATACGACTATTCAAATTTGCTGAGAGCTTATTCAAGTCAGTTAGAAATGTTCCAGCTGTTCTAATCAATTGCTAAGGTCGCTTTCTAAGTTTATGCTTAAATCTTATTGGTCAAATTTACTCCTGGGTGTCTGAAATGATAATACTTTTGCATGTAATTCTCATACTATTGTTTACATACTTAAGCATCTGAGATCCGTACTGCGTGTTGCTTGTGCAATACCTTCATCTTAGGATTgaaaacattgttcaaaaacTTGAGTCTTAACCAAAACTGTCCCTTGTGTTTGTGGTAGGTCTATTTTCATTCTTTCAATATATGTATGAGCTCATATCATGCCTCATGTTTCCTAAAATTTAGCAAATTTAGTCCAACTAGTGGAATGATACTTATTGAACCAAAGAAGTAATGGTGAAACCATTTGCCACTCGCATGAGCACGGTCTAAACGGCCATCCTGTTTTCTTCCCCAATTCTGCCCCTTCTGTGGTGGCATGTGGtttcatcattattttttagttttcagGTCAGTTGGGCCAAAAATGCTCAACTTAAGcaaaaattaaatgatttatgTGCTTCAATAACAACAGCAGCCACCCCAGTGGATTCCCACAAGTGGATCTGATGAATGTGTTCAGATGGATGAAAATTAACCTAtccaaaactaagaaaaaaatattggtTAAAAACTCTCAGAAACATCTCCTAGTTTAAGGATTCGAAGTGATTGTTTCATTTTGTAGAATTGCCCATCTGTCTGTCAGATGATTCCGTTgtttaagtcaaagaaccattATTTACATAATGCAACTTTATTACTGAGCCACTTCCCCACATCCAAAATGTTGATTGCAGAAGCAAGGATTAAACTTGCAGCGGTCCAGGAAAGCGAAAAACAGCAATTGCAGTCTTTCTGCAATGCATGCAAGGGAATTCCTCAGGTGAAATATCAAACATCCTTTCTCTTCAGAAGCTAAGTTTGCAGTCATGTGTAGATCTACTTCTTGACTTGCCAATTgcttaataatttattattatcatgaattcataacAAGGACTATGCTACCGTTGAGCTCATTTAAGTGCTTTTTTTAGACATTGGCTAGTTAAAAAACGTATCTTAGCTGCTGTACTGTATATTCAGGTCATGCATCCAGCATTTCCTTTTCGATCTCAAGCCCCAGTCGTCCCTGCAACTGCTCCATCAACCACAGAGGATGTGGAGTTAGCAATGGCTATTAGTGCCTCTCTTCAGTCTGCTTCACAACAAAGACCAACCTATCATGAGAATCACCCAGGATCAGGAACAGAAACATCAGCGAGTTGGACTAACCCTGTTGATGTTGCCAGTCACGGTCATAGCTCTTTTACCGGGGCTTCTTCACAAAAAACTAGTAGTAGTGCCTGTCAAGTCGAGGAAGCCAGTTCAAGTGGCACTCAAGTAGCGCAAGTTCAGGCTTCAAGTGATACGTCGACTGTTGTCCAAGCGATGCCAGAGAATCCGGTTACTGCATCTATCCCAACAGCTCCTCCTCTTACGGATGACATAATAGACAATGGGCCAATTCATTATCCATCAATCGATTCCAGCCCAGTTGACTTGTCTTCTCCAACTGTTCAGAACTCCAAAGCACATGAAAGCAATAATCCTGATGTTGCTTCTTCATCTTGTGTAATATGCTTAGATGCTCCAGTGGAAGGAGCTTGCATCCCTTGTGGACATATGGCTGGATGCATGTCTTGTTTGAATGAAATCAAGGGAAAGAAGTGGGGCTGCCCCGTCTGTCGTGCCAAGATAGATCAGGTGATAAGGCTATATGCTGTTTAATAATTGAAGCAGCAACTGATTGAAGCAGTAAATGTAAGCATTTCTCGAACCTCGTGGCCTCTTATTTGCTTTTGTTTCACTAGATAtgataccaaaataaatatgttGAATTATGTCATTTTCTCCCAGTAAATTCCTTCTGAAATATAACCAACTTTTGACTAATCAGCTCTTGTTTAAGTTGATCTTGGGTTCTGCTGTTTGTGTATAACACGTAGTGTTTGTTAGCAAAGGCAATATACTATTACGTATTATTTAGGGCCTTTTCCAGTTTGTAAAAGACAGTGTTATCTACTGTTGAACATTAGATAAGTTCTTGCTGTCATAATTATCAAAAGTGTCAAGAAATATGACCAATTTTGGATCTGATAGGTGTTCTCACTATtctgttcaaaattatttttccacTTAGAACATGCCCTTTGCGTAGCATGTGCGACTACATCTTTGTAGGCCTGTTGACTGTCTCGAGAAGATAGCTTTTAAAGCTATGTCGAGTGCTACCAAATGTTCTGATTTTTCTGAATGCATTTTCAATGTTTGATTATTCTAGAGTGAGAACCTttgaatatgaaataaattaagcTAATGTCGCTGATTGAAAGACTTGTTGGCTATGAATATGATGGATgtgcctatgagaatgcagtaGTGTCATATTACAAGATTCCTTCGTAGCATCTGACCAATTATATACTCACACTTTGCAGGCGTATGCGGAAGTTTTTCATTATTGAAGATTGCTAGTTttctatacacatatatatgctaTTAGTTGTGTTTGGGATTTCCGAAAGGAAGCAAAATGCTACGGTTGTCCTAGTGGTATTCCATCCCAGAGAAGAATGTAAATTTCT encodes the following:
- the LOC107864186 gene encoding putative E3 ubiquitin-protein ligase XBAT35 isoform X2, which translates into the protein MGQQQSKDELLYQQVNYGNIEGIKSLRNEGAGLEWLDKEGKTPLIVACMNPELYNVAKTLIELGANVNAYRPGRHAGTPLHHAAKRGLEQTVKLLLSHRANALIMNDDCQTPLDVARIKGFSNVVRAIESQICLFSGWLRELYGPGFLELLAPQLLSRKVWVVVIPCGSRNLRKPFKLELAIYSAVQDAQPRTIVALWKANMEEPHFSQPDSAVIISDISNKARIKLAAVQESEKQQLQSFCNACKGIPQVMHPAFPFRSQAPVVPATAPSTTEDVELAMAISASLQSASQQRPTYHENHPGSGTETSASWTNPVDVASHGHSSFTGASSQKTSSSACQVEEASSSGTQVAQVQASSDTSTVVQAMPENPVTASIPTAPPLTDDIIDNGPIHYPSIDSSPVDLSSPTVQNSKAHESNNPDVASSSCVICLDAPVEGACIPCGHMAGCMSCLNEIKGKKWGCPVCRAKIDQVIRLYAV
- the LOC107864186 gene encoding putative E3 ubiquitin-protein ligase XBAT35 isoform X1; the protein is MGQQQSKDELLYQQVNYGNIEGIKSLRNEGAGLEWLDKEGKTPLIVACMNPELYNVAKTLIELGANVNAYRPGRHAGTPLHHAAKRGLEQTVKLLLSHRANALIMNDDCQTPLDVARIKGFSNVVRAIESQICLFSGWLRELYGPGFLELLAPQLLSRKVWVVVIPCGSRNLRKPFKLELAIYSAVQDAQPRTIVALWKANMEEPHFSQPDSAVIISDISNIPRRWRRRRGIMPSQLVKNSLRGARKARIKLAAVQESEKQQLQSFCNACKGIPQVMHPAFPFRSQAPVVPATAPSTTEDVELAMAISASLQSASQQRPTYHENHPGSGTETSASWTNPVDVASHGHSSFTGASSQKTSSSACQVEEASSSGTQVAQVQASSDTSTVVQAMPENPVTASIPTAPPLTDDIIDNGPIHYPSIDSSPVDLSSPTVQNSKAHESNNPDVASSSCVICLDAPVEGACIPCGHMAGCMSCLNEIKGKKWGCPVCRAKIDQVIRLYAV